The proteins below are encoded in one region of Mus caroli chromosome 10, CAROLI_EIJ_v1.1, whole genome shotgun sequence:
- the LOC110303965 gene encoding olfactory receptor 2AP1 — protein MKNKTSLTEFILLGFTDVPELQVAVFTFLFLAYVFSMVGNLTILILTLLDSHLHTPMYFFLRNFSFLEISFTNIFIPRVLVSITTGNKSISFAGCFAQYFFAIFLGATEFYLLAAMSYDRYVAICKPLHYMTIMSNRVCTHLVLCSWLGGLMAIIPPITLMSQQDFCASNRLNHYFCDFEPLLELSCSDTSLIEKVVFLVASVTLVVTLMLVTLSYTFIIRTILKLSSAQQRTKAFSTCSSHMIVISLSYGSCFFMYVKPSAKERGTFDKGVALLITSVAPLLNPFIYTLRNQQVKQAFKDTVKKLVNL, from the coding sequence atgaaaaataaaacttcattgaCTGAATTCATCCTTCTAGGTTTCACGGATGTCCCTGAACTTCAGGTGGcagttttcacttttctttttcttgcctacGTATTCAGCATGGTTGGAAACCTGACCATCCTCATTCTCACCCTGCTGGATTCACACCTTCACACtcccatgtatttcttcctccGGAACTTCTCCTTCCTAGAAATTTCTTTCACAAACATCTTCATTCCCAGGGTCCTGGTCAGCATTACGACNGGAAACAAGAGTATTAGCTTTGCTGGCTGCTTTGCTCAGTATTTCTTTGCCATCTTTCTTGGAGCAACAGAGTTTTATCTCCTGGCTGCTATGtcctatgatcgctatgtggccataTGCAAACCCCTGCACTACATGACAATCATGAGCAACAGAGTCTGTACCCATCTGGTTCTCTGCTCTTGGCTAGGTGGGTTGATGGCCATTATACCTCCCATCACTTTGATGAGTCAGCAGGACTTTTGTGCATCCAACAGGCTAAATCATTATTTCTGTGACTTTGAGCCTCTTCTAGAACTCTCCTGTTCTGACACAAGCCTCATTGAAAAAGTTGTCTTTCTCGTGGCATCTGTGACCCTGGTGGTGACTCTAATGCTGGTAACTCTCTCCTATACATTCATCATCAGGACAATTCTTAAGCTCTCTTCAGCCCAGCAAAGGACAAAAGCTTTTTCCACGTGTTCTTCCCACATGATTGTCATCTCCCTCTCTTATGGGAGCTGCTTCTTCATGTATGTTAAGCCTTCAGCAAAAGAAAGGGGCACATTTGATAAAGGAGTAGCCCTTCTCATTACTTCAGTTGCTCCTTTATTGAATCCCTTCATTTATACCCTAAGGAACCAACAGGTAAAGCAAGCATTCAAGGATACAGTCAAAAAGCTTGTGAATCtttaa
- the LOC110303649 gene encoding olfactory receptor 6C2-like has translation MKNYTAITTFILVGLTDDANLQILLFIFLLLTYLLSVIGNLTIITLTLVDSHLKTPMYFFLRNFSLLEVSFTTVCIPRFLYTMASGDNTISYNACATQLFFVIVLGVTEFFLLTAMSYDRYVAICKPLHYTTIMSNRVCIQFLIGCYLMALIIVIPPYSISFKLEFCNSNVIDHFGCDAAPILKISCSNTEFIERFVLILAVLTLMFTLLCVVMSYTYIIRTILRFPSAQQRKKAFSTCSSHIIVVSITYGSCIFIYIKPSAKEGVAVNKVVSVLTTSVAPVMNPFIYTLRNKQVVQAFKDMIKRIASFIKS, from the coding sequence ATGAAAAATTATACAGCAATTACTACATTCATCCTGGTAGGACTAACCGATGATGCAAATCTTCAAATTCTGCTTTTCATATTTTTGCTCTTAACCTACTTATTGAGCGTGATTGGTAACCTGACCATCATCACTCTCACACTGGTGGATTCCCACCTTAAGACTCCCATGTATTTTTTCCTCAGAAATTTCTCCCTTTTGGAGGTCtcattcacaactgtctgtattcCCAGATTCCTCTACACAATGGCGTCTGGGGACAATACCATTTCCTACAATGCATGTGCCACTCAACTATTTTTTGTTATTGTCCTGGGTGTGACTGAGTTTTTTCTGCTGACTGCCATGTCCTATGACCgatatgtggccatctgcaagcCTCTGCATTACACCACCATCATGAGCAACAGGGTCTGCATCCAGTTCCTTATTGGCTGTTATTTAATGGCTTTAATTATTGTCATCCCACCTTATAGCATAAGCTTTAAGCTTGAGTTTTGCAACTCCAATGTCATAGATCACTTTGGCTGTGATGCTGCTCCCATCCTGAAGATCAGCTGCTCCAACACAGAGTTCATAGAGCGGTTTGTGTTGATCTTGGCTGTGCTGACACTCATGTTCACGTTACTGTGTGTGGTAATGTCTTACACATACATTATCAGAACCATCCTCAGATTCCCATCAGCCCAGCAAAGGAAAAAGGCTTTTTCTACTTGTTCTTCTCATATAATTGTGGTTTCTATCACTTACGGCAGCTGCATTTTCATCTATATTAAACCATCTGCAAAAGAAGGAGTGGCTGTAAATAAAGTTGTGTCTGTGCTCACGACTTCGGTTGCTCCAGTTATGAATCCTTTTATCTACACTCTGAGGAATAAGCAAGTGGTTCAAGCTTTCAAAGACATGATCAAAAGGATTGCCTCTTTCATAAAGAGCTAA